The Halobacterium litoreum genome includes a region encoding these proteins:
- a CDS encoding 2-oxoacid:acceptor oxidoreductase subunit alpha produces MTDDELIWRIAGGSGDGIDSTSQNFAKALMRSGLDVFTHRHYPSRIRGGHTYVEIRAKEGNVTSRGDGYNFLLALGDSFARNPSENAVYGDEEIKPLSENLDDLREGGVIVYDEGLIDEEDVPNFEERVEENDWNVYPLDLRGLAKEHGREVMRNTAGVGATAALIGFELDHIEDLMSDAMSGDILEANLEVLHDAYEQVGEMDHSHDLTVPEGDHDEEQVLVSGSHGIAYGAIDAGCRFISGYPMTPWTDAFTIMTQLLPDMGGISEQVEDEIAAAALAVGASHSGVKSMSGSSGGGFALMSEPLGLAEMTETPLVLLEAQRAGPSTGMPTKPEQADLEHVLYTSQGDSHRVAFGPKDPKECYEQTRAAFEIAYDYQIPVVVVYDQKLSGEYRNVDASFFDREPAPDLGSTLSEDEIPDAPHDDTGKFHRYQQETEDGVSPRTIPGQKGGRYLASGNEHWPTGHIAEDPDNRVAQVERRLQKLESIRADLDERGQQTVYGDEDADIGLIAWGSQEGTVEEAVARMNEDGTSVKALGVSDLSPFPAEEVREFVESVDEAIVVEMSSTKQFRGLIQKEVTGVGDTLSSLLKYNGNPFEPAEIVEAVDIELNGGGEAPTAQTTLESAAGD; encoded by the coding sequence ATGACTGATGACGAACTCATCTGGCGAATTGCGGGCGGTTCCGGCGACGGAATCGACTCCACGAGCCAGAACTTCGCGAAGGCGTTGATGCGTTCGGGGCTCGACGTCTTCACGCATCGGCACTACCCGTCTCGAATCCGCGGCGGCCACACGTACGTCGAGATTCGAGCGAAGGAGGGTAACGTAACGTCCCGCGGCGACGGCTACAACTTCCTGCTCGCGCTCGGCGACTCGTTCGCGCGGAACCCGAGCGAGAACGCCGTGTACGGCGACGAGGAGATCAAGCCGCTGTCGGAGAACCTCGACGACCTCCGCGAGGGCGGGGTCATCGTCTACGACGAGGGGCTCATCGACGAGGAAGACGTGCCGAACTTCGAGGAGCGCGTCGAGGAGAACGACTGGAACGTCTACCCCCTCGACCTCCGCGGCCTCGCGAAAGAGCACGGTCGCGAGGTTATGCGGAACACGGCGGGCGTCGGCGCCACAGCGGCCCTCATCGGGTTCGAACTCGACCACATCGAGGACCTGATGTCGGACGCGATGAGCGGCGACATCCTCGAGGCGAACCTCGAAGTGCTCCACGACGCCTACGAGCAGGTCGGCGAGATGGACCACTCCCACGACCTGACGGTGCCCGAGGGCGACCACGACGAGGAGCAGGTCCTCGTCTCCGGGAGCCACGGCATCGCGTACGGCGCCATCGACGCCGGCTGTCGGTTCATCTCCGGCTACCCGATGACGCCGTGGACTGACGCGTTCACCATCATGACCCAGCTCCTGCCGGACATGGGCGGCATCTCCGAGCAGGTCGAGGACGAAATCGCGGCGGCGGCGCTCGCGGTCGGCGCGAGCCACTCCGGCGTGAAGTCGATGTCCGGGTCTTCCGGCGGCGGGTTCGCGTTGATGTCCGAACCGCTCGGTCTCGCCGAGATGACCGAGACGCCGCTGGTCCTGCTCGAAGCACAGCGCGCCGGTCCCTCCACGGGGATGCCGACGAAGCCCGAGCAGGCCGACCTCGAACACGTCCTGTACACGAGTCAGGGCGACAGCCACCGCGTCGCCTTCGGGCCGAAAGACCCGAAGGAGTGTTACGAGCAGACGCGCGCGGCGTTCGAAATCGCGTACGACTACCAGATTCCGGTGGTCGTCGTGTACGACCAGAAGCTCTCCGGCGAGTACCGGAACGTGGACGCGTCCTTTTTCGACCGCGAACCCGCGCCGGACCTCGGGAGCACGCTGTCCGAGGACGAGATTCCGGACGCGCCCCACGACGACACGGGGAAGTTCCACCGCTACCAGCAGGAGACCGAGGACGGCGTCAGTCCGCGCACGATTCCCGGTCAGAAGGGCGGTCGCTACCTCGCGTCCGGCAACGAGCACTGGCCGACCGGCCACATCGCCGAGGACCCCGACAACCGCGTGGCGCAAGTCGAGCGCCGACTCCAGAAGCTGGAGTCCATCCGCGCTGACCTCGACGAGCGCGGTCAGCAGACCGTCTACGGCGACGAGGACGCCGACATCGGCCTCATCGCGTGGGGCAGTCAGGAGGGCACCGTCGAGGAGGCGGTCGCCCGCATGAACGAGGACGGCACGAGCGTGAAGGCGCTCGGCGTCAGCGACCTCTCGCCGTTCCCGGCCGAGGAGGTCCGCGAGTTCGTGGAGAGCGTCGACGAAGCCATCGTCGTGGAGATGTCCTCGACGAAGCAGTTCCGTGGTCTCATTCAGAAGGAGGTCACGGGCGTCGGCGACACCCTCTCCAGTCTCCTGAAGTACAACGGCAACCCCTTCGAGCCGGCGGAAATCGTCGAGGCTGTCGACATCGAACTGAACGGCGGCGGCGAGGCGCCGACCGCGCAAACGACCCTCGAATCCGCGGCAGGTGACTGA
- a CDS encoding thiamine pyrophosphate-dependent enzyme has translation MSKAFSAIGEEREVERDEFTPGLEPQPTWCPGCGDFGVLKALKGAMAELGKDPEEVLLCTGIGCSGKLNSYFESYGFHTIHGRSLPVARASKLANHDLEVVAAGGDGDGYGIGGNHFMHTARENHDITYIVFNNEVFGLTKGQTSPTSPKGHKSKTQPHGSAKDPIRPLSMSLSAGASYIARTAAVNPNQAQEILVEAIEHDGFSHVDFLTQCPTWNKDAKQYVPYVDVQDSEDYEFDVQDRREAADMMAETEEALYDGTVLTGRYYKDENRHSYQQEKQERGDMPNEPLAERYFDDDYDWERSADFIDRHK, from the coding sequence ATGAGCAAAGCGTTCAGCGCAATCGGTGAGGAACGGGAGGTCGAACGAGACGAGTTCACGCCCGGACTGGAGCCACAGCCGACGTGGTGTCCGGGCTGCGGTGACTTCGGCGTCCTGAAGGCGCTGAAGGGCGCGATGGCCGAACTCGGCAAGGACCCCGAGGAGGTCTTGCTCTGTACGGGTATCGGCTGTTCCGGGAAGCTCAACAGCTACTTCGAGAGTTACGGCTTCCACACGATTCACGGGCGGTCGCTGCCGGTGGCTCGCGCGTCGAAGCTCGCGAACCACGACCTCGAGGTCGTGGCGGCGGGCGGCGACGGCGACGGCTACGGCATCGGTGGCAACCACTTCATGCACACCGCTCGTGAGAACCACGACATCACGTACATCGTGTTCAACAACGAGGTCTTCGGCCTGACGAAGGGACAGACGTCTCCGACGTCGCCGAAGGGTCACAAGTCCAAGACCCAGCCCCACGGCTCGGCGAAGGACCCGATTCGGCCGCTCTCGATGAGCCTGTCCGCGGGCGCGTCGTACATCGCGCGGACGGCCGCCGTGAACCCGAATCAGGCCCAGGAGATTCTCGTGGAGGCCATCGAGCACGACGGCTTCTCGCACGTGGACTTCCTGACGCAGTGTCCGACCTGGAACAAGGACGCGAAGCAGTACGTGCCGTACGTCGACGTCCAGGACTCCGAGGATTACGAGTTCGACGTCCAGGACCGCCGCGAGGCCGCCGACATGATGGCCGAGACGGAGGAGGCCCTGTACGACGGCACCGTCCTGACGGGTCGCTACTACAAGGACGAGAACCGCCACTCCTACCAGCAGGAGAAACAGGAGCGCGGCGACATGCCGAACGAACCGCTCGCGGAGCGGTACTTCGACGACGACTACGACTGGGAGCGCTCGGCCGACTTCATCGACCGCCACAAGTAA
- the lrpA1 gene encoding HTH-type transcriptional regulator LrpA1, producing the protein MSSESTEDRILAALEEDAQASYADIAARADVSKPTVRKYIDKLEEEGVIVGYSADVDPKKLSSQSIAMVGVDVASEQYVDATRALKDLDAVRALYTSSGDHMLMAEVRADDGDALGEVISEEILGIDGVTAAHPSFLQERLK; encoded by the coding sequence GTGAGTTCAGAATCGACGGAAGACCGTATCCTCGCTGCGCTCGAGGAGGACGCGCAGGCGTCGTACGCGGACATCGCGGCGCGCGCCGACGTGTCGAAGCCGACGGTCCGCAAGTACATCGACAAACTCGAAGAGGAGGGCGTCATCGTCGGGTACTCGGCGGACGTCGACCCGAAGAAACTCTCCAGTCAGAGCATCGCGATGGTCGGCGTCGACGTGGCATCCGAGCAGTACGTGGACGCGACGCGCGCGCTGAAGGACCTCGACGCGGTTCGCGCGCTGTACACGTCCAGCGGCGACCACATGTTGATGGCCGAAGTCCGCGCGGACGACGGCGACGCGCTCGGCGAAGTGATCAGCGAGGAGATTCTCGGCATCGACGGCGTCACCGCCGCCCACCCGTCTTTCCTGCAGGAACGCCTCAAGTAG
- a CDS encoding pyridoxal phosphate-dependent aminotransferase, with product MPSERATDTTPFAAMDVLERASERDGVVHMEVGEPDFRPPEAATEAAVAALRAGDDDYTSSRGTASLRDAISEHYADTYGVDVPAERIIVTPGSSPALLLAMLSSVEPGEEVVLTNPHYACYPNFVRLADGRVSTVDLDPEDGFEPSVSAYEAVVDDDTAAMLLNSPANPTGAVTSGDTLAGLVDLAERTDTTVVSDEVYHGLAFDAEEHSVLEYTDDAFVLDGVSKRYGMTGWRLGWVVCPPSHVEAVNRIAQNALICAPSFVQAGAEAAIRGGTDWLDDVREDYAERRDLLLEAAERWGFDLGYTPEGAYYLLLDVSELGDAFDVADVFLEDAGVAMTPGPDFGEGATDYLRASFATSTEDVREAIERIDALLATTTT from the coding sequence ATGCCCTCGGAGCGTGCAACCGACACCACGCCGTTCGCGGCGATGGACGTGCTCGAGCGGGCGAGCGAACGCGACGGGGTCGTCCACATGGAAGTGGGCGAACCCGACTTCCGGCCGCCGGAAGCAGCGACGGAAGCGGCGGTTGCAGCGCTCCGCGCAGGCGACGACGACTACACCTCGTCGCGAGGAACGGCCTCGCTGCGGGACGCCATCAGCGAGCACTACGCCGACACCTACGGCGTCGACGTGCCCGCCGAACGAATCATCGTCACGCCGGGGTCGTCGCCGGCGCTCCTGTTGGCGATGCTGTCGTCGGTCGAACCCGGCGAGGAAGTCGTACTCACGAACCCGCATTACGCCTGCTACCCGAACTTCGTGCGCCTCGCGGACGGCCGCGTGAGCACGGTCGACCTCGACCCCGAGGACGGCTTCGAACCGAGCGTCTCGGCCTACGAGGCGGTCGTGGACGACGACACCGCCGCGATGCTGTTGAACTCCCCGGCGAACCCGACGGGCGCCGTGACGAGCGGCGACACGCTCGCCGGCCTCGTGGACCTCGCCGAGCGCACCGACACCACCGTCGTCTCCGACGAAGTGTACCACGGCCTCGCGTTCGACGCCGAGGAACACTCCGTCCTGGAGTACACGGACGACGCGTTCGTCCTCGACGGCGTCTCGAAGCGCTACGGGATGACCGGCTGGCGCCTCGGCTGGGTGGTGTGTCCGCCGAGCCACGTCGAAGCCGTCAACCGCATCGCGCAGAACGCGCTCATCTGCGCGCCGTCGTTCGTGCAGGCCGGCGCCGAAGCCGCGATTCGCGGCGGCACCGACTGGCTCGACGACGTGCGCGAGGACTACGCGGAACGCCGCGACCTGCTCCTGGAGGCCGCCGAGCGCTGGGGGTTCGACCTCGGGTACACGCCCGAGGGCGCCTACTACCTCCTCCTCGACGTCTCCGAACTGGGGGACGCCTTCGACGTCGCCGACGTGTTCCTCGAAGACGCCGGCGTCGCCATGACGCCCGGCCCCGACTTCGGCGAGGGGGCGACGGACTACCTGCGCGCGTCGTTCGCCACCAGCACCGAAGACGTACGCGAAGCTATCGAGCGCATCGACGCGCTGCTAGCCACCACGACTACTTGA
- a CDS encoding SRPBCC family protein gives METFERDLRLRAPLADVWAFHSTIDGLRALTPDWMHLRVDEIERPGDEREDTHVLTEGTRIHMSVQPFGVGPRQRWVSRIEERVENGGMAYFVDVMEDGPFPEWRHTHLFYGDGDETLLRDRVEYRAPLGRSLDGPAKLFFEPMFRQRHRRTREILEDA, from the coding sequence ATGGAGACCTTCGAGCGGGACCTCCGCTTGCGCGCGCCGCTGGCCGACGTGTGGGCGTTCCACTCCACCATCGACGGTCTGCGGGCGCTGACGCCCGACTGGATGCACTTGCGCGTCGACGAGATAGAGCGCCCGGGCGACGAGCGCGAGGACACCCACGTCCTCACCGAGGGGACGCGCATCCACATGTCGGTCCAGCCGTTCGGCGTCGGGCCGCGCCAGCGCTGGGTGTCCCGAATCGAGGAGCGCGTGGAGAACGGCGGGATGGCGTACTTCGTGGACGTGATGGAGGACGGGCCGTTCCCCGAGTGGCGCCACACCCACCTGTTCTACGGCGACGGCGACGAGACGCTGCTCCGTGACCGCGTGGAGTACCGCGCGCCCCTCGGCCGTTCGCTGGACGGCCCGGCGAAACTGTTCTTCGAGCCGATGTTCCGACAGCGCCACCGTCGAACCCGCGAGATTCTCGAAGACGCGTAG
- a CDS encoding NAD(P)/FAD-dependent oxidoreductase, with amino-acid sequence MAHVAVVGGGPAGLSAALFTAKNDLETAVFDTDETWMHKAHLFNYLGIESEDGSGFMEDAREQVDDFGVDRHQGEEVTGVSQSEDGFTVATEDGEYDADYVVLATGASRDIAEDLGCDFTDEDIVDVGVSMETSVADAYATGAMVRAEEWQAVISAGDGAAAALNILSKEKGEHFHDFDVPADAE; translated from the coding sequence ATGGCACACGTAGCCGTCGTCGGCGGCGGTCCCGCCGGTCTGAGCGCCGCACTGTTCACCGCGAAAAACGACCTCGAGACGGCCGTCTTCGACACGGACGAGACGTGGATGCACAAGGCCCACCTCTTCAACTACCTCGGCATCGAGTCCGAGGACGGCTCCGGGTTCATGGAGGACGCCCGCGAGCAGGTCGACGACTTCGGCGTCGACCGCCACCAGGGCGAGGAGGTCACGGGCGTCTCACAGTCCGAGGACGGCTTCACCGTGGCGACCGAGGACGGCGAGTACGACGCCGACTACGTCGTGCTCGCGACCGGTGCGAGCCGTGACATCGCCGAGGACCTCGGCTGTGACTTCACGGACGAGGACATCGTCGACGTCGGTGTTTCGATGGAGACGAGCGTCGCGGACGCCTACGCCACCGGCGCGATGGTGCGCGCCGAGGAGTGGCAGGCCGTCATCTCCGCGGGCGACGGCGCGGCCGCCGCGCTGAATATCCTCTCGAAGGAGAAAGGCGAGCACTTCCACGACTTCGACGTGCCCGCCGACGCCGAGTAG
- a CDS encoding DUF7542 family protein, whose translation MSDARATVVCDCGYEEQFDRLRDARSAVADHRDDTGHDPTWKIHEVAAGVEQAGADAGVCGRPECTNEESPLYRD comes from the coding sequence ATGAGCGACGCTCGCGCGACGGTGGTCTGTGACTGCGGGTACGAAGAACAGTTCGACCGCCTGCGTGACGCCCGGAGCGCGGTCGCCGACCACCGCGACGACACCGGCCACGACCCGACGTGGAAGATTCACGAGGTCGCTGCGGGCGTCGAACAGGCCGGCGCGGACGCCGGCGTCTGCGGACGCCCGGAGTGTACGAACGAAGAATCGCCGCTCTACCGCGACTGA
- a CDS encoding DMT family transporter — MAGVAVAVVAVSTSAILVDLSDAPSLVKACYRVLFMTGLVAPFAVRERDQFATISGSDWLLVTASGALLAGHFAAWFASIEYTSIAASTTLVQTQPAFVAVGAWLLLDERVTSRVAGGILVAISGSVLLSAGDFLGGTTVGSNPSLGNGLAVLGAASAAGYVLAGRSVRQRLSLGPYVLVVYGVCAATLFAAALALGLPLANYPAHEWGLFVAMAVGPGLLGHTVVNWALKYVESSIVSVSLLGEPVGSALLALAIFGEVPGEFTILGGAVILLGIAVTATDRAS, encoded by the coding sequence ATGGCGGGCGTTGCGGTGGCCGTCGTCGCGGTGTCCACGAGCGCGATTCTCGTCGACCTCAGCGACGCGCCGAGTCTGGTGAAGGCGTGCTATCGCGTGCTGTTCATGACCGGGCTGGTGGCGCCGTTCGCGGTGCGGGAGCGCGACCAGTTCGCGACGATTTCGGGGAGCGACTGGCTGCTGGTGACGGCGTCGGGCGCGCTGCTCGCGGGCCACTTCGCGGCGTGGTTCGCGTCCATCGAGTACACGAGCATCGCGGCGTCCACGACGCTCGTGCAGACCCAACCCGCGTTCGTCGCGGTGGGCGCGTGGCTGCTGTTGGACGAGCGCGTCACCTCGCGGGTAGCGGGCGGCATCCTCGTCGCAATCTCCGGGTCCGTGTTGCTGTCTGCGGGCGACTTCCTCGGCGGGACAACCGTCGGCTCGAACCCGTCACTCGGGAACGGCTTGGCGGTGCTCGGCGCGGCGTCGGCGGCGGGGTACGTGCTCGCGGGACGGTCGGTACGCCAGCGTCTCTCGCTCGGGCCGTACGTCCTCGTCGTCTACGGCGTCTGCGCGGCGACGCTGTTCGCAGCGGCGCTCGCGCTCGGCCTCCCGCTCGCGAACTACCCGGCCCACGAGTGGGGGCTGTTCGTGGCGATGGCTGTGGGGCCGGGATTGCTCGGGCACACCGTCGTGAACTGGGCGCTGAAGTACGTCGAGTCGAGCATCGTGAGCGTCTCCCTGCTCGGCGAACCCGTGGGAAGCGCCCTACTCGCGCTCGCAATCTTCGGCGAGGTGCCCGGCGAGTTCACGATTCTCGGCGGCGCCGTGATTCTGCTCGGCATCGCGGTGACGGCGACCGACCGCGCGTCGTGA
- a CDS encoding bifunctional metallophosphatase/5'-nucleotidase — protein MRTATLLVVCALVLSAAVPAAAVGSETATPAATEANATQTESTTVTILSYNDVQTAMAQNGSVPRLATLLEQRRAAHDNPTFTFGAGDEVSPHSMSPISQWRTPVKVLNEMQPDAEVVGNHDLDYGFGAVSNYSNASEFPWLLANVVDSETGETVPGTEPYEVFEKGGVKVGVVGLVDEKIKSKTAVDFQKQGYELRDYSEVGSEYATMLKEEKNVDVVVTLGHFGVPVAKEFANSTENVDVVLVGDDEIAYEPKATDGVVISEAAGRAAYLSELNLTVENGEVTKWNGRLVETDENVTKDSEVSNIIADARSEQLSRVAGKTTTELDARFSSNYHDETALGNLITDAFRWQTDADVAITNAGGIRSNAQYGPGNLTAGDVYNVLPFNNHLVTVELTGSELEALLQSQVVTLESETGQQYGAEAQLQVSGVTYEWLGHERASDQIRSLYVNGDPVDPDATYTVTVNSYMAGWDGSVLENATRTGVDYTMYGEVVYDYVADQGTVSPTDANRIRRIDYETDAGGVELDGEGSVTVTFEKPTAANNTVVNSRSFHALNSENERVNATSASVEDGTVSVTFEDGALRTLAESGDVEVYGNYVVDRPERPYFENSVVNAEVDASLVEQSTTTQSTTESTTTTENTTNATTEDESGGDTPGFGVGVALAAVLGAALVAVRRA, from the coding sequence ATGCGAACCGCGACACTGCTCGTGGTCTGTGCGCTCGTGCTGTCGGCAGCGGTGCCGGCGGCCGCGGTCGGTTCGGAAACCGCGACCCCCGCGGCGACCGAAGCGAACGCCACGCAGACCGAGAGCACTACCGTCACGATTCTCTCGTACAACGACGTACAGACGGCGATGGCGCAGAACGGGAGCGTCCCGCGACTCGCGACGCTCCTCGAACAGCGCCGCGCCGCCCACGACAACCCCACCTTCACGTTCGGCGCTGGCGACGAGGTCAGCCCGCACTCGATGTCCCCCATCTCGCAGTGGCGGACGCCCGTGAAGGTGCTCAACGAGATGCAGCCGGACGCCGAGGTCGTCGGGAACCACGACCTCGACTACGGCTTCGGCGCCGTGTCGAACTACTCGAACGCCTCCGAGTTCCCGTGGCTGCTCGCGAACGTCGTGGACAGCGAGACCGGCGAGACGGTGCCCGGCACGGAGCCCTACGAGGTCTTCGAGAAGGGCGGCGTGAAAGTCGGCGTCGTCGGCCTCGTCGACGAGAAAATCAAGTCCAAGACCGCGGTCGACTTCCAGAAGCAGGGGTACGAACTCCGGGACTACAGCGAGGTCGGCTCGGAGTACGCGACGATGCTGAAAGAGGAGAAGAACGTCGACGTGGTCGTGACGCTCGGCCACTTCGGGGTGCCGGTCGCGAAGGAGTTCGCGAACAGCACCGAGAACGTCGACGTGGTGCTCGTCGGTGACGACGAAATCGCCTACGAGCCGAAGGCGACCGACGGCGTCGTCATCAGCGAGGCCGCCGGGCGCGCGGCGTACCTCAGTGAACTCAACCTCACCGTCGAGAACGGCGAGGTGACGAAGTGGAACGGTCGGCTCGTCGAGACCGACGAGAACGTCACGAAGGACAGCGAGGTCTCGAACATCATCGCCGATGCGCGCAGCGAGCAACTCTCCCGGGTCGCCGGGAAGACGACGACCGAACTCGACGCGCGGTTCTCCTCGAACTACCACGACGAGACCGCGCTCGGCAACCTCATCACGGACGCGTTCCGCTGGCAGACGGACGCGGACGTCGCCATCACGAACGCGGGCGGCATCCGGTCGAACGCCCAGTACGGTCCCGGCAACCTCACCGCGGGCGACGTCTACAACGTCCTGCCGTTCAACAACCACCTCGTCACGGTCGAACTGACGGGGAGCGAACTCGAAGCCCTGCTCCAGAGCCAGGTCGTCACGCTGGAGAGCGAGACCGGCCAGCAGTACGGCGCGGAAGCCCAACTGCAGGTCAGCGGCGTGACCTACGAGTGGCTCGGCCACGAGCGCGCGAGCGACCAGATTCGCTCGCTGTACGTGAACGGCGACCCCGTCGACCCCGACGCGACGTACACCGTCACCGTGAACTCCTACATGGCGGGCTGGGACGGCTCCGTGCTCGAGAACGCGACGCGCACGGGCGTCGATTACACGATGTACGGCGAGGTCGTCTACGACTACGTCGCCGACCAGGGCACCGTGTCGCCGACCGACGCCAACCGCATCCGCCGCATCGACTACGAGACCGACGCGGGCGGCGTCGAACTCGACGGCGAGGGGTCGGTCACCGTCACCTTCGAGAAGCCGACCGCGGCGAACAACACGGTCGTGAACTCCCGGAGTTTCCACGCGCTGAACAGCGAGAACGAGCGCGTGAACGCCACGAGCGCGTCCGTCGAGGACGGCACCGTCTCGGTGACCTTCGAGGACGGCGCGCTCCGAACGCTCGCCGAGTCGGGCGACGTCGAAGTGTACGGGAACTACGTCGTCGACCGGCCGGAGCGCCCGTACTTCGAGAACTCCGTCGTGAACGCGGAAGTCGACGCGTCGCTCGTGGAGCAGTCCACGACCACGCAGTCGACGACCGAGAGCACGACGACGACCGAGAACACGACGAACGCGACCACCGAGGACGAGTCCGGCGGTGACACGCCCGGCTTCGGCGTCGGTGTCGCGCTCGCGGCGGTCCTCGGCGCGGCGCTCGTCGCCGTCCGGCGCGCCTGA
- a CDS encoding DICT sensory domain-containing protein, with protein MADSDGPTDAPALPEIIERVDSRSPTLTLYNVDTDDVVLADIQSYFDVQSVTLRRATTDDARPRNFVVLHDGDQFLGAAGLKHLYSVIRPDSELLDVSNPEEIEYPDLLRKITQNLFTNYGRRRMTVASREIEEYAYRNGGAVHAGFQELSNFRTQYRLYGSLADAGVETHLYGAPDWQIPTDAHALHEYDDDEITGSWFVVLDGDDEDKRALLAEERRENEFFGFWTFDASIVDTILARLDAYPATTPSAL; from the coding sequence ATGGCGGACTCCGACGGACCGACCGACGCGCCAGCGCTCCCGGAAATCATCGAGCGCGTCGACTCGCGGTCACCGACGCTCACCCTGTACAACGTGGACACGGACGACGTCGTCCTCGCGGACATCCAGTCGTACTTCGACGTCCAGTCCGTGACGCTGCGGCGCGCGACCACCGACGACGCCCGCCCCCGGAACTTCGTGGTGCTACACGACGGCGACCAGTTCCTCGGCGCGGCGGGACTGAAACACCTCTACAGCGTCATTCGTCCGGACTCGGAACTCCTCGACGTGTCGAACCCCGAGGAGATCGAGTACCCCGACTTGCTCCGGAAGATAACGCAGAACCTCTTCACGAACTACGGACGTCGCCGCATGACCGTGGCGTCCCGCGAGATAGAGGAGTACGCGTACCGGAACGGCGGGGCGGTCCACGCGGGCTTCCAGGAGTTGTCGAACTTCCGCACCCAGTACCGCCTCTACGGGTCGCTGGCGGACGCCGGCGTGGAGACCCACCTCTACGGCGCGCCCGACTGGCAGATTCCGACGGACGCACACGCGCTCCACGAGTACGACGACGACGAGATTACGGGGTCGTGGTTCGTCGTGCTCGACGGCGACGACGAGGACAAGCGCGCGCTGCTCGCGGAAGAACGGCGAGAAAACGAGTTCTTCGGGTTCTGGACGTTCGACGCGTCCATCGTGGACACGATTCTGGCGCGCCTCGACGCCTACCCGGCGACGACGCCGTCAGCCCTCTAA
- a CDS encoding acyl-CoA thioesterase, whose protein sequence is MTEFSYTESVDVRYQDHDTMGHVNNAVYVTYMEEARFAYLTEGVGIPADELGMVVANLTVDFRRPVEYARDVEVGVSVTDVGDSSFTMAYEVRDDEGVAVEGESVQVALDPETKETRPVPESWRTAFDELEG, encoded by the coding sequence ATGACGGAGTTCTCGTACACGGAGTCGGTGGACGTGCGCTACCAGGACCACGACACGATGGGGCACGTCAACAACGCCGTCTACGTGACGTACATGGAGGAAGCCCGGTTCGCGTACCTCACCGAAGGCGTCGGCATCCCGGCGGACGAACTCGGCATGGTCGTCGCGAACCTCACCGTCGACTTCCGTCGGCCCGTCGAGTACGCGCGAGACGTCGAAGTCGGCGTGTCGGTGACGGACGTCGGCGACTCCAGTTTCACGATGGCGTACGAGGTCCGAGACGACGAGGGTGTCGCCGTAGAGGGCGAGAGCGTGCAGGTCGCACTCGACCCGGAGACGAAGGAGACACGGCCCGTGCCGGAGTCGTGGCGCACCGCGTTCGACGAGTTAGAGGGCTGA